A single window of Sphingobacterium sp. ML3W DNA harbors:
- a CDS encoding TlpA family protein disulfide reductase, which yields MKTFKYLIIAFLFLASNIVHAQAPAQIPAFAMQELFTAKAFGPDNLPKEGFIIFNFYETGCGHCQKMGAGIAQNLDSFKNVKFYFVAMNDLDYVEGFINMFAKKLKSNPKVSFIWDKEGQFITLFKPSQTPSIYIYDAKTKKLLKHLDGVDDVKELQVALQQVTK from the coding sequence ATGAAAACGTTTAAATATTTAATAATAGCTTTTTTGTTCTTGGCAAGCAACATAGTGCATGCGCAGGCACCTGCTCAAATACCAGCATTCGCTATGCAAGAGCTGTTTACAGCTAAAGCTTTTGGACCTGATAATTTACCTAAAGAAGGTTTTATTATTTTTAATTTTTACGAGACAGGCTGTGGTCATTGCCAGAAAATGGGAGCAGGGATAGCCCAAAATTTAGATTCATTTAAAAATGTGAAATTCTATTTTGTAGCCATGAATGATTTGGATTACGTTGAAGGGTTTATAAATATGTTTGCTAAGAAATTGAAATCTAATCCTAAAGTTTCGTTTATTTGGGATAAGGAAGGACAGTTTATCACATTGTTTAAGCCTAGCCAGACACCATCAATCTATATATATGACGCAAAAACAAAAAAATTACTAAAACATTTGGATGGTGTAGACGATGTGAAAGAGTTGCAAGTGGCTTTGCAGCAGGTAACCAAATAG
- a CDS encoding efflux RND transporter periplasmic adaptor subunit, with protein sequence MNKKHLLAAFFIGTTLIWQSCGNKDAQKQQAAQQAERVVPVSLAAATEEVVTGSQTYPATVKPLNEADLFAEVSGYVTQIFVTDGASVSKGQKLYEIDGTRYTAALDQAKANLAIAQSNLDRVQTDLNRYQALADKDAIAKQTLDYAKTDFANQKAQILAAKAAVTTAQTNLNRSTIRAPFAGIVGISDVRLGALVNPGSTRLNTVSSINPIAVEIQVSERDIPQFVSLQKSGTASQIGAILPDGTAYTAPGRVSTIDRAVDPQTGTIKVRANFDNPNNSLRAGMNLSLNIKTNSANEEIVIPYKAVQDQLGVFNVYVVGDSSRAEQRPVVLGLKLGDKVVIKSGLKAGEKIVVDGIMNVQTGVKVAEAPAPDANAPKK encoded by the coding sequence ATGAATAAAAAACATTTATTAGCAGCTTTTTTTATCGGGACTACGCTTATCTGGCAGTCATGTGGCAATAAAGATGCACAGAAACAACAAGCTGCACAACAAGCAGAACGTGTTGTACCTGTAAGTCTTGCAGCTGCAACAGAAGAGGTCGTGACAGGAAGCCAGACTTATCCCGCTACTGTAAAACCTTTAAACGAAGCTGATTTATTTGCTGAGGTTTCTGGTTATGTAACGCAAATATTTGTAACTGATGGCGCATCTGTTTCTAAAGGACAAAAACTATATGAAATTGATGGTACACGATATACTGCAGCATTAGATCAAGCGAAAGCTAATCTTGCTATAGCCCAGTCAAACTTAGATCGCGTTCAAACAGATTTAAATCGTTACCAAGCATTAGCAGATAAAGATGCGATTGCAAAACAAACCTTGGATTATGCGAAGACTGATTTTGCAAACCAAAAAGCACAAATCTTGGCAGCTAAGGCTGCAGTGACTACAGCGCAAACAAACTTAAATCGATCTACTATCCGTGCTCCATTTGCTGGTATTGTAGGAATTTCAGATGTTCGCCTTGGTGCTTTGGTTAACCCTGGTAGTACCCGCTTAAATACGGTATCTTCTATCAATCCGATAGCTGTAGAAATTCAAGTTAGTGAGCGTGATATCCCACAATTTGTAAGCCTACAAAAATCAGGAACTGCTTCACAAATTGGCGCGATACTACCTGATGGAACAGCATATACTGCTCCTGGTAGAGTTTCTACTATTGACCGTGCGGTAGATCCTCAAACAGGAACAATTAAAGTACGTGCTAATTTTGACAACCCTAACAATTCCTTAAGAGCAGGAATGAACTTATCGTTGAATATTAAGACGAACTCTGCAAATGAAGAAATTGTCATTCCGTATAAAGCAGTTCAAGATCAATTAGGTGTATTTAATGTTTATGTAGTTGGTGACAGCAGTAGAGCAGAACAACGCCCAGTTGTGTTGGGATTAAAATTAGGTGACAAAGTAGTGATAAAATCAGGACTTAAGGCTGGTGAAAAAATTGTTGTTGATGGTATTATGAATGTGCAAACCGGTGTAAAAGTGGCCGAAGCTCCTGCACCAGATGCCAATGCGCCAAAAAAATAA
- the purN gene encoding phosphoribosylglycinamide formyltransferase: protein MKKRIAIFASGSGSNAQKIMEYFKYSEDAEISLVLSNNADAYVIQRADNFEIPAHIFDRDEFFKSDEIVKMLKNLNIDLIVLAGFLWLVPNSLLQAFPNKIINIHPALLPKYGGKGMYGDHVHKAVLANKEVEHGITIHFANEHFDEGEIIYQGKFKVEPGDTLEVIKFKGQQLEHQQYPKVIDSLLKKM, encoded by the coding sequence GTGAAAAAACGTATTGCCATATTCGCTTCAGGTTCTGGCTCCAATGCCCAAAAGATAATGGAATATTTTAAATATTCTGAAGATGCCGAAATCTCTTTAGTATTGAGTAATAATGCTGATGCTTATGTCATCCAGAGAGCTGATAATTTTGAAATACCTGCCCATATCTTTGACCGCGATGAATTTTTTAAATCGGATGAGATTGTAAAAATGTTGAAAAACCTAAACATTGACTTAATTGTCCTCGCAGGATTTTTATGGCTAGTTCCCAACAGTTTACTTCAAGCTTTTCCTAATAAGATTATCAATATACACCCGGCGCTATTGCCTAAGTATGGAGGAAAGGGAATGTATGGAGACCATGTTCATAAAGCTGTATTGGCAAATAAGGAAGTCGAACATGGTATTACAATCCATTTTGCCAACGAACACTTTGATGAGGGAGAAATTATTTATCAAGGAAAATTTAAAGTAGAACCTGGTGACACATTGGAAGTCATTAAATTTAAAGGTCAACAACTAGAGCACCAGCAATATCCCAAAGTAATTGATAGCTTACTTAAAAAAATGTAA
- a CDS encoding SCO family protein — MIKSLHLRASFIVALTALSFISCQSNTPTLPIYGQREPVEKIVDGVTVTDTIYHTIPAFQFLNQDSTYTTNKDYDDKVYIANFFFTHCPSICPTMNRNLLKIYEQYKNDDQVYFLSHSIDFKYDQPSVLKEYANKLGVTNNHWNFVTGTKADIYGIANQYLVFTAEDKNAPGGYDHQGLLVLVDKQKRIRGAYDGTNDEQVEKLQKELAILLQEK, encoded by the coding sequence ATGATAAAATCACTGCATTTGCGTGCTTCATTTATTGTAGCACTTACAGCACTAAGTTTTATTAGTTGCCAATCTAATACCCCTACCCTTCCTATTTATGGACAGCGTGAACCTGTTGAAAAAATTGTTGACGGCGTAACCGTAACCGACACAATCTATCATACTATCCCCGCATTTCAGTTTTTAAATCAAGATAGCACTTATACCACGAATAAGGATTACGACGACAAAGTTTATATTGCCAATTTCTTTTTTACGCATTGTCCAAGTATCTGTCCGACAATGAATAGAAATCTATTGAAAATTTATGAACAGTATAAAAACGATGACCAAGTTTACTTCTTATCTCACAGTATCGATTTTAAATATGACCAACCGTCAGTTTTAAAAGAATATGCCAACAAGCTAGGCGTCACCAATAACCATTGGAATTTTGTAACTGGAACAAAAGCCGATATCTACGGAATAGCCAATCAATATTTGGTTTTTACAGCAGAGGATAAGAATGCTCCGGGGGGTTACGACCATCAAGGACTTTTAGTTTTAGTAGATAAACAAAAGCGAATTCGCGGTGCTTATGACGGAACAAATGACGAACAGGTAGAAAAGTTGCAAAAAGAACTTGCTATTCTATTACAAGAGAAATAA
- a CDS encoding TolC family protein, producing MKFRQIAFSLAAMTTVCNVGYAQQTGNEALPAKASLQQLIDYALSNKISLMQAAIDEEIGEKDIDIALSGWLPQVNASGSYNYNVKIPTSAIDGKNIALGQKNASALVLQADQQILNPALMQASKAATLIRQSNKQNTESQKINTVVEVSKAYYDILTSEEQIKIVRENIARLQKQYNDAKVRYEVGLVDKTDFKRAQIALSNANADEKRTVELRRYKYEYLKNVLSVDKTADITLSFENTSMENEILLDTTSSAVVTNRIEFQQLQTSKKMQELETQYYKWTYLPNVSAFYNYSFNYRNDKFNDLYSNNFPSSIAGLSVSIPIFQGFKRKHQINQSKLRESRIDLSMEDLKNQVNTEYALATASYNANLIDWKTSKDNVDLSKEVYDTIKLQYDEGIKTYLDLMTAETDLKTSQLNYLNALYALLSTKLDVQKALGTVEIK from the coding sequence ATGAAGTTTAGACAAATAGCCTTTTCTTTGGCCGCCATGACGACAGTATGCAATGTCGGTTATGCCCAACAAACAGGCAATGAAGCACTGCCTGCTAAAGCAAGTCTGCAGCAGCTCATTGACTATGCTCTTAGCAATAAGATTAGTCTTATGCAAGCTGCAATTGATGAAGAGATTGGTGAAAAAGATATAGACATAGCATTGTCAGGTTGGTTGCCACAAGTAAATGCATCTGGATCTTATAACTATAATGTTAAGATTCCGACATCTGCTATAGATGGAAAAAATATTGCTTTAGGACAAAAGAACGCTAGTGCTTTGGTACTGCAGGCTGATCAGCAGATTTTAAATCCGGCACTGATGCAAGCTTCTAAAGCCGCAACATTAATCCGTCAGTCGAACAAACAAAACACGGAAAGTCAAAAAATAAATACTGTCGTTGAGGTGAGTAAGGCCTATTATGATATTTTGACAAGTGAAGAGCAAATCAAAATTGTTCGCGAAAATATCGCTAGACTTCAAAAACAGTACAATGATGCCAAGGTGCGCTATGAAGTTGGTCTGGTTGACAAAACTGACTTTAAAAGAGCGCAAATTGCCTTGAGTAATGCAAATGCCGACGAAAAACGTACAGTAGAATTACGTAGATACAAATATGAATACTTGAAGAATGTCTTATCAGTGGATAAAACTGCTGATATCACGTTGTCTTTCGAGAATACAAGTATGGAAAATGAGATTTTACTCGATACGACTTCCAGCGCAGTAGTAACAAATAGAATTGAGTTCCAACAATTGCAAACTTCCAAAAAGATGCAAGAATTAGAAACACAATACTATAAGTGGACCTACCTACCGAATGTAAGTGCTTTCTATAATTATTCATTCAATTATAGAAATGATAAGTTCAATGATTTATACAGTAACAATTTTCCAAGTTCGATAGCTGGACTATCTGTTTCTATTCCAATTTTCCAAGGATTTAAAAGAAAACATCAGATTAATCAATCTAAACTTCGCGAAAGTAGGATTGATTTAAGTATGGAAGATTTGAAAAACCAGGTCAACACGGAGTATGCGTTAGCTACGGCATCTTACAATGCAAATTTGATTGATTGGAAAACGTCAAAGGATAATGTTGATTTATCTAAAGAGGTATATGATACTATCAAATTACAATATGATGAAGGTATCAAAACTTACTTGGATTTAATGACAGCTGAGACTGATTTAAAGACAAGTCAATTGAATTATTTAAATGCGCTATATGCACTTCTATCAACTAAGTTAGATGTTCAGAAAGCATTAGGAACCGTAGAAATAAAATAA
- a CDS encoding DUF4442 domain-containing protein: MLYSPKSLKWLLRIYPPFLFQRIWVKRIHTDFQGVDVKIFKSIFNKNSNNSIFGGTIFSAVDPFYAILIDQRLQSHGFKKTVAWLKSASIEYKKPGLTNLQFTINISDQDFYECIDILRSRGRLVKTFSVEIFNDQNEICAIAKNEIYIRDLNFTYVRR; this comes from the coding sequence ATGTTGTATAGTCCCAAATCCCTGAAATGGTTATTAAGAATTTACCCTCCATTTTTATTCCAACGCATATGGGTTAAAAGAATTCATACAGACTTTCAAGGCGTTGATGTTAAAATTTTCAAAAGTATTTTCAATAAAAATTCAAACAATAGTATTTTTGGAGGAACGATATTTTCTGCAGTAGATCCATTTTATGCGATTCTCATTGATCAACGTTTGCAATCCCATGGTTTTAAAAAAACCGTAGCATGGTTAAAATCCGCTTCTATTGAATATAAGAAACCTGGTCTAACCAACCTCCAATTCACCATAAATATAAGTGATCAGGACTTCTATGAATGTATAGACATCCTTAGAAGTCGAGGAAGGCTTGTTAAAACTTTTTCTGTAGAAATCTTCAATGATCAAAATGAAATATGTGCCATTGCAAAAAACGAAATCTACATTCGTGATCTGAATTTTACATATGTAAGAAGATAA
- a CDS encoding c-type cytochrome: MAKLYLIGILISIYFLSSMSSCQPGQDIKTAQYAVNGQKIYNTHCKNCHGDKGEGLGLLYPPLTDADFLAKNRNRLSSIVKNGLDEEIVVMGKTFNSKMPANENLTDIDIAYVLTYITTNFAKQKEIFSLEEVQKDLKDYK; this comes from the coding sequence ATGGCTAAATTATATCTTATAGGGATTTTGATTTCTATCTATTTCTTAAGTTCAATGAGCAGTTGCCAACCAGGACAGGATATCAAAACTGCCCAGTATGCTGTAAATGGACAAAAAATATATAATACGCACTGCAAAAATTGCCATGGTGACAAAGGAGAAGGTTTGGGTTTATTATACCCACCTCTAACCGATGCTGACTTCCTTGCGAAAAACAGAAATCGCCTCTCCAGTATTGTGAAAAATGGATTGGATGAAGAAATTGTTGTTATGGGAAAAACCTTTAACAGTAAAATGCCTGCTAATGAAAACTTAACAGACATCGATATTGCGTACGTACTCACATATATTACAACGAATTTCGCGAAACAGAAAGAAATATTTAGTCTTGAAGAAGTCCAAAAAGATTTGAAAGATTATAAATAG
- a CDS encoding class II glutamine amidotransferase, whose amino-acid sequence MSDSIKHECGIALIRLLKPLSYYQEKYGTPYYGINKLYLLMEKQHNRGQDGAGIATIKFDVKPGNRYISRYRAMGSSAVADIFEYVQKKFASVHKAYPEESKDTQWLKDNVSFTGEVLLGHLRYGTHGKNSIESCHPFLRQNNWMSRNLVLAGNFNMTNVDELLQQLYELGQHPKEKADTVTVLEKIGHFLDDENQELFDEFKKEGYSNIEISSLIAKNLDVPKILTRSAKTWDGGYTIAGIFGHGDAFVMRDPAGIRPAFYYKDDEVLVVASERPVIQTAFNIPIDKVQEIKPGYALIAKKDGTVTEEMFREPVEQKSCSFERIYFSRGSDADIYKERKKLGLLLCPQVLSAIDNNIKNTVFSFIPNTAEVSYYGLMDGINTYVREFQKDALLNRADKIEDGELEEILNIQPRFEKLNVKDAKLRTFITQDADRTDMVQHVYDTTYGIVKDYEDTIVAIDDSIVRGTTLKQSILTILDRLNPKKIVIVSSAPQIRYPDCYGIDMSRMGEFIAFEAAVSLLRKRGLAHIIDEVYQKCLVSITADINDIDNYVKAIYEPFTDDEISNEIARIITPHHLKAEVTVIFQTLDNLHIACPDHKGDWYFSGNYPTPGGNKVVNKAFMNWVEGKNVRGYFSS is encoded by the coding sequence ATGAGCGACTCAATTAAACACGAGTGCGGTATTGCACTTATTCGACTGTTAAAGCCCCTTTCTTATTACCAGGAAAAATACGGTACGCCTTACTATGGCATAAACAAATTGTACTTATTGATGGAAAAGCAACACAATCGCGGCCAAGATGGTGCGGGTATTGCAACCATTAAATTCGATGTGAAGCCAGGAAATAGATACATATCTCGTTACAGAGCAATGGGATCTAGCGCTGTTGCCGATATTTTTGAATACGTACAAAAGAAATTTGCTTCTGTACACAAGGCTTATCCCGAAGAGTCTAAAGATACACAGTGGTTAAAAGATAATGTTAGTTTTACTGGAGAGGTATTATTAGGCCATTTACGTTACGGCACCCATGGTAAAAACAGTATTGAAAGCTGTCATCCATTTTTAAGACAAAACAATTGGATGTCTCGTAATTTAGTCCTTGCTGGTAACTTTAATATGACCAATGTTGACGAATTATTGCAACAATTGTATGAATTGGGACAACATCCAAAAGAAAAGGCAGACACTGTTACCGTTTTGGAAAAAATAGGTCATTTCCTAGATGATGAAAACCAAGAATTATTTGATGAGTTTAAGAAAGAGGGATATTCTAATATTGAAATCAGTTCTCTAATTGCTAAAAACTTAGATGTTCCAAAAATCTTAACGCGATCAGCTAAAACTTGGGATGGTGGTTACACGATTGCTGGTATCTTTGGACATGGAGATGCTTTCGTGATGCGTGACCCAGCGGGTATCCGCCCAGCCTTTTATTACAAAGATGATGAAGTACTTGTTGTTGCATCAGAGAGACCTGTAATACAGACTGCATTCAATATTCCAATCGATAAAGTACAGGAAATTAAACCTGGTTATGCTTTAATTGCCAAGAAAGACGGTACGGTTACTGAAGAGATGTTTAGAGAGCCTGTTGAACAAAAATCTTGTTCTTTTGAAAGAATCTATTTCTCTAGAGGTTCGGATGCTGATATTTATAAGGAACGTAAGAAATTAGGACTTCTTTTATGCCCACAAGTGTTAAGTGCTATTGATAATAATATCAAAAATACAGTGTTCTCTTTCATTCCCAATACAGCTGAGGTGTCTTACTATGGTTTGATGGATGGTATTAACACATACGTTAGAGAGTTTCAAAAGGATGCTTTGTTAAATAGAGCGGATAAGATTGAAGATGGCGAATTAGAGGAGATTTTAAATATTCAACCTCGATTCGAAAAACTGAATGTTAAAGATGCCAAACTTCGTACTTTCATTACACAAGATGCCGACCGGACAGATATGGTTCAGCATGTTTATGATACAACTTATGGTATTGTAAAGGATTATGAAGATACAATCGTAGCAATCGATGATTCGATTGTAAGAGGAACTACCTTAAAACAAAGTATCTTAACGATTTTAGATCGCCTGAATCCTAAAAAAATTGTAATTGTTTCGTCGGCACCACAGATTCGATACCCAGATTGTTATGGTATTGATATGTCTAGAATGGGCGAATTTATTGCTTTTGAAGCAGCTGTTTCTTTATTGAGAAAACGCGGTTTAGCACACATTATTGATGAAGTTTATCAAAAATGTTTAGTTTCCATTACGGCTGATATTAATGATATTGACAATTATGTAAAAGCCATTTACGAGCCGTTTACAGATGATGAAATATCCAATGAAATTGCGAGAATTATTACGCCACACCATTTAAAAGCGGAAGTTACAGTGATTTTCCAAACTTTAGATAACTTACATATTGCATGTCCGGATCATAAAGGAGATTGGTACTTCTCTGGTAATTATCCAACTCCCGGTGGGAATAAGGTCGTGAATAAAGCTTTTATGAATTGGGTAGAAGGTAAAAATGTAAGAGGTTACTTTAGTAGTTAA
- a CDS encoding TetR/AcrR family transcriptional regulator, translating to MNVQYTINNPKVISIFETTLRLIKDHGFHGTAMSKIAQEADVAIGTIYHYFPSKDDLIVSLFQYCGNILNKSIFESVHEELTYKDTFFHIWKGFVKYYRENVEMFSFFEQFYSSPYYQVNSCEINETISGQRNILKFLTEGIDKGELKNTNVEALACIFFGTAVSAIKGVKYNKLKSNESIEDVVNIIWDGVKNK from the coding sequence ATGAACGTTCAATATACAATAAATAATCCAAAAGTGATTTCCATCTTCGAGACAACCCTTCGGTTGATCAAAGATCATGGATTTCATGGCACAGCCATGAGTAAGATAGCTCAAGAGGCTGATGTCGCAATCGGCACGATTTATCATTATTTCCCATCCAAAGATGATTTAATCGTTAGTTTGTTTCAATATTGCGGAAATATTTTAAACAAATCAATTTTTGAATCCGTACATGAGGAGCTAACGTATAAAGACACATTTTTCCATATTTGGAAAGGCTTTGTAAAATATTACCGAGAAAATGTAGAAATGTTCAGTTTTTTTGAACAATTTTACTCTTCTCCATATTATCAAGTGAACAGTTGCGAAATTAACGAAACTATTAGTGGTCAGAGAAATATACTTAAATTCTTAACAGAAGGCATTGATAAAGGCGAACTAAAAAACACCAACGTAGAAGCATTAGCATGCATCTTTTTTGGGACAGCTGTTTCAGCTATTAAAGGAGTAAAGTACAACAAATTAAAATCAAATGAAAGCATCGAAGATGTTGTTAACATCATTTGGGATGGAGTTAAAAATAAATAA
- a CDS encoding MFS transporter, whose translation MTIESKMSSNRNLWVIILVASLGYFVDIYDLIIFSIVRVKSFEEIGVAPGDMRKQGEFVLNMQMGGLLIGGVIWGIIGDKFGRLKVLFGSILLYSVANISNGFVQDVMTYGIVRFIAGIGLAGELGAGITLVSESMHKSKRGYGTMLVATVGVLGAVLGYFISEQYDWRTAYFVGGGMGLLLLFMRVGVLESGLFKTAEQKSIAKGKFSMLFTDKKRFKRYMYCLCIGLPIWFVVGVLVTQAPEIGKALHAPITLSAGKGVLFTYLGISLGDLLAGLLAQLLKSRKKVVLLCQMVILISSSWYLLSDGLSETKFMWLSFFMGLGVGYWATFVTISAEQFGTNMRATVATTAPNFVRGALIPSTMLYGVLVNFWGIIIAAFVMVFILSGIAIYALTQLEESFDKDLNYVEE comes from the coding sequence ATGACTATTGAATCTAAAATGTCGTCGAACAGGAATCTTTGGGTCATCATCTTAGTCGCCTCACTAGGATATTTTGTGGATATTTATGACCTTATTATCTTTTCTATCGTACGTGTCAAATCATTTGAAGAAATAGGCGTAGCGCCTGGAGATATGCGTAAGCAGGGTGAATTTGTCTTGAATATGCAAATGGGTGGACTACTCATAGGAGGGGTTATTTGGGGCATTATTGGTGATAAATTTGGACGATTGAAGGTGTTGTTTGGTTCCATTTTGTTATATTCTGTAGCAAATATTTCAAATGGTTTTGTACAAGATGTTATGACCTATGGTATTGTTCGTTTTATTGCGGGTATCGGTCTTGCAGGCGAATTGGGTGCAGGAATTACTTTAGTTAGTGAAAGTATGCATAAATCAAAGCGGGGTTATGGAACAATGTTGGTGGCGACAGTTGGTGTTTTGGGAGCGGTTTTGGGATATTTCATTTCTGAACAGTACGACTGGAGGACAGCTTATTTTGTTGGAGGAGGAATGGGGCTGTTACTTCTTTTTATGCGCGTAGGTGTGCTGGAGTCTGGTTTATTTAAGACAGCAGAACAAAAGTCAATTGCCAAAGGGAAGTTTAGCATGCTTTTTACAGATAAGAAACGATTCAAGAGGTATATGTATTGCTTATGTATCGGACTCCCTATTTGGTTTGTGGTTGGAGTATTGGTTACTCAGGCACCTGAGATCGGTAAAGCACTCCATGCACCAATCACCTTGAGCGCTGGAAAAGGCGTATTATTTACATATCTAGGAATATCTCTAGGGGATTTATTGGCAGGTTTACTGGCACAATTGCTAAAATCTCGAAAAAAGGTAGTATTACTTTGTCAGATGGTTATCCTGATAAGCTCGTCATGGTATTTGCTGAGTGACGGTTTATCTGAAACTAAGTTTATGTGGTTATCCTTCTTTATGGGGCTTGGTGTTGGTTATTGGGCTACTTTTGTCACTATTTCGGCAGAACAGTTTGGAACCAATATGAGAGCAACTGTAGCGACTACGGCTCCAAATTTTGTTCGAGGGGCTTTAATCCCCTCCACGATGCTTTATGGTGTTCTTGTCAATTTCTGGGGAATCATTATTGCGGCCTTTGTCATGGTCTTTATATTATCTGGAATTGCAATCTATGCACTCACGCAGCTGGAAGAGAGTTTTGATAAGGACCTGAATTATGTGGAAGAATAA